In the Streptomyces sp. f51 genome, one interval contains:
- a CDS encoding SDR family NAD(P)-dependent oxidoreductase, whose product MTNDNNDEVLDYLKRTSIELIETRRRLQELTDAAGEPIAIVGAACRYPGGVTSPEDLWELVRQGADVVGDFPGDRNWNLDTFYDPDPDHPGTCYTRKGGFLYDAGDFDAEFFGINPREALSADPQQRLLLETSWECVERAGIDPESLRGSDTGVFAGLAYFGYGNHFTTPEAIAGYAQTGSLLSVASGRIAYALGLEGPALSTDTACSSSLVAVHQAVQSLRQGECTLALAGGVTVVGMPQVFREMSKQRGLSVDGRCKAFADAADGTGFAEGVGMLVLERLSDARRNNRRIWGVIRGSAVNQDGASNGLTAPSGPAQQRVIRAALANARLSAGDVDAVEAHGTGTTLGDPIEAGALLATYGQDRDTQDPLWLGSLKSNIGHTQAAAGVGGVIKMLMAMRHGVLPQTLHVDRPSTHIDWSAGAVELLTEARDWTTADGRPRRAGVSAFGVSGTNAHVILEQAPPEDDEDDEDHPPHCQGTPVPWVLSARSRQALRAQARSLHEAVAAQRDPDLLATGWSLLSGRTRFEHRAVVLGHDRDELLDALQALSQDKDSAAVVRGTAGETGDLVYLFPGQGSPWAGAALRLYDTYPVFARSLDEICARFDTHLPHPLKPLLLADEPAGTDRTDIAQPALFTLQVSLYRLLTQYAPRPARLIGHSVGEIAAAHVSGVLDLDTATRLVAARGRLMQTVTEPGAMLAVRTSHQHITTLLDGYDRIAVAAVNGPESVVVSGLRDQIHALRDRLTADRISAKLLPVGHAFHSPLMDPILDAFAAELGDLPDGEMTIPLVSTRLGRPATLQELTSARYWVDHVRDPVRYWDAVDSARATGAGVFVEVGPGATLTGITREALAGEGFHDTLVVPASRRDRPAPQALLGALAHLHVHGIPVDLAALTGPRRTVDLPTYAFQRQRYWLDFLAGTGIADVTSAGLTAPAHPLLGAVADHPGTGELVLTGLWSQRTHGWLADHSVFDTVVVPATACLDLALAAGAHAGCGTVEELTLAVPLILPDTGDLRIRLVVGAADDSGRRSLGLYAQPGEDTTGQGGWIRHASGTLAPATPPAATPATGPGPLAVWPPAGAQRLDISGLYDRFADAGFDYGPLFRGLREVWRHGEDLFALATLPDTTDPTAGGAFTLHPALLDTVLHASVAGGIIEVTGEQGRMPFAWSGVHLTGTCTPTVRVRLSPAGQDALCLEIADEHGRPVATAGTLAFRPASAAQVRTAPGGPRQPLYELRWRPAEENPQETLPGQWAVLGTPDGLAARITAANGGRAIRHGSLDEVLAGQPPRHIVLALDDFLTPGPDLLTTVADADKRALEQVQRFLAEDTLAASTLVVLTRLAVDTGTGEHLESLPGASVWGLIRSAATEHPGRFRLLDLDGTDTSLTRLPAALACEENQLALREGTLLIPRLAEARPAEHRLQPAPAGAHRLGIQARGTLENLTWIPCPEVQAPLTSGQVRIAVQAAGLNFRDVTIALGLVERTAIDAGLGSEGSGTVLEVADDVTAFAPGDRVTGIFSGAFGRTAVADHRMLVPVPDGWTHAQAASVPCAFLTAYHGLVRTAGLEKGQRVLIHAAAGGVGMAAVQLARHMGAEIYATASPAKWPALKALGLDESHLASSRDLHFAEKFLATSGGRGVDVVLNSLAHTFVDASLTLLPGGGHFVEMGKTDIRDPARIAAAHPGVHYRPFDLYETGPDAIQDMFRAVMDLFTEGHVRLTPLSLRDIDDARAVFREMSQGRHTGKLVLDIGDGLGGGTVLVTGGTGGVGSLVARHLVTRHGVRSLLLASRSGPAADGVADLVAELEDAGAHVQVAAVDIGNRAAVADLLTTLPGRHPLTAVVHAAGALADGTVESLTAHSVDHVLAAKAGGAINLHELTRGHHLSAFLQFSALAGTLGTAGQANYAAANAFLDGLAAHRRARGLPGTSLAWGWWEQSSGMTGELDAADLSRLRRTGIAAMPTPDALTLFDTARTNGAAALVPAHLDLTALREHDSAQVPPLLRDLAETGRPRRTRAATAQETGPAALPARLNGLPADQARATVLEWVRDQVAVVFGHTSGAKVDADEAFTRLGSDSLIAVELCNRLNASTGLRLPSTIVFSYPTPRELSDHISDLLRPEAAGEPDRTDEDAAIRELLRTVPIDHLRSAGVLELVLACAATPHTPAPAADETAGAEELSDLDLEALVDLALEEK is encoded by the coding sequence ATGACAAACGACAACAACGACGAGGTGCTCGACTACCTCAAGCGCACCTCGATCGAACTGATCGAGACCCGCAGACGCCTTCAGGAACTGACCGACGCCGCCGGCGAACCCATCGCCATCGTGGGCGCCGCCTGCCGCTACCCGGGCGGAGTCACCTCACCCGAGGACCTGTGGGAACTCGTACGCCAGGGCGCGGACGTCGTCGGCGACTTCCCCGGCGACCGCAACTGGAACCTCGACACCTTCTACGACCCCGACCCCGACCACCCCGGCACCTGCTACACCCGCAAGGGCGGATTCCTCTACGACGCCGGTGACTTCGACGCCGAATTCTTCGGGATCAACCCGCGCGAGGCCCTGTCCGCCGACCCGCAGCAGCGCCTCCTGCTGGAAACCTCCTGGGAGTGCGTGGAACGGGCCGGCATCGACCCCGAGTCCCTGCGCGGCAGCGACACCGGAGTGTTCGCCGGACTCGCCTACTTCGGCTACGGCAACCACTTCACCACCCCCGAGGCCATCGCGGGCTACGCGCAGACCGGCTCCCTGCTGAGCGTGGCCTCCGGGCGCATCGCGTACGCACTGGGCTTGGAGGGACCGGCCCTGTCCACCGACACCGCCTGCTCGTCCTCGCTGGTCGCGGTGCACCAGGCGGTGCAGTCGCTGCGGCAGGGCGAGTGCACGCTGGCCCTGGCCGGCGGTGTCACCGTCGTCGGGATGCCCCAGGTGTTCCGGGAGATGTCCAAGCAGCGCGGCCTGTCCGTCGACGGCCGGTGCAAGGCGTTCGCGGACGCCGCGGACGGCACCGGCTTCGCCGAGGGCGTCGGCATGCTCGTCCTGGAACGGCTCTCCGATGCCCGCCGCAACAACCGCCGCATCTGGGGCGTGATCCGCGGCTCGGCCGTCAACCAGGACGGCGCCTCCAACGGACTGACCGCGCCCAGCGGCCCCGCGCAGCAGCGTGTGATCCGCGCCGCCCTGGCCAACGCCCGCCTGAGCGCCGGCGACGTCGACGCGGTCGAGGCCCACGGCACCGGCACCACCCTCGGCGACCCCATCGAAGCCGGCGCCCTGCTCGCCACCTACGGCCAGGACCGCGACACCCAGGACCCCTTGTGGCTGGGCTCGTTGAAGTCGAACATCGGGCACACCCAGGCCGCCGCCGGGGTCGGCGGCGTCATCAAGATGCTCATGGCGATGCGGCACGGCGTGCTGCCCCAGACCCTGCACGTGGACCGCCCCTCCACTCACATCGACTGGTCGGCCGGAGCCGTGGAACTGCTGACCGAGGCCCGCGACTGGACCACCGCCGACGGCCGGCCCCGCCGCGCGGGCGTCTCCGCGTTCGGGGTCAGCGGCACCAACGCCCACGTGATCCTGGAACAGGCACCCCCCGAGGACGACGAGGACGACGAGGACCACCCGCCCCACTGCCAGGGCACCCCGGTGCCCTGGGTGCTGTCGGCCCGCTCACGGCAGGCCCTGCGCGCCCAGGCACGCAGCCTGCACGAGGCCGTCGCCGCCCAGAGGGACCCCGACCTCCTGGCCACCGGCTGGTCACTGCTCTCCGGCCGCACCCGCTTCGAGCACCGCGCCGTGGTCCTCGGCCACGACCGCGACGAACTGCTCGACGCGCTCCAGGCACTGAGCCAGGACAAGGACAGCGCCGCCGTCGTACGCGGCACGGCCGGCGAAACCGGCGACCTGGTCTACCTGTTCCCCGGCCAGGGCTCCCCCTGGGCGGGCGCGGCACTCCGGCTGTACGACACCTACCCCGTCTTCGCGCGGAGCCTCGACGAGATCTGCGCCCGCTTCGACACCCACCTGCCCCACCCCCTCAAGCCCCTCCTGCTCGCCGACGAACCCGCCGGCACCGACCGCACCGACATCGCCCAGCCCGCCCTGTTCACCCTCCAGGTCAGCCTCTACCGGCTCCTCACCCAGTACGCCCCAAGACCCGCCCGGCTCATCGGCCACTCCGTCGGCGAGATCGCCGCCGCCCATGTCTCCGGCGTCCTGGACCTGGACACCGCGACCCGCCTGGTCGCCGCCCGCGGACGCCTCATGCAGACGGTCACCGAACCCGGCGCCATGCTCGCCGTCCGCACCTCGCACCAGCACATCACCACCCTCCTCGACGGCTACGACCGGATCGCCGTCGCCGCCGTCAACGGCCCCGAGTCCGTGGTCGTCTCCGGCCTGCGCGACCAGATCCACGCCCTGCGCGACCGGCTCACCGCCGACCGGATCTCGGCCAAGCTCCTCCCGGTCGGCCACGCCTTCCACTCCCCGCTGATGGACCCGATCCTCGACGCGTTCGCGGCGGAGCTCGGCGACCTGCCCGACGGCGAGATGACCATTCCCCTCGTCTCCACCCGCCTGGGCCGCCCGGCCACGCTCCAGGAGCTGACCTCCGCCCGCTACTGGGTCGACCACGTCCGCGACCCCGTGCGCTACTGGGACGCGGTGGACAGCGCCCGCGCCACCGGCGCGGGCGTCTTCGTGGAGGTGGGGCCCGGCGCGACCCTCACGGGCATCACCAGGGAAGCCCTCGCCGGCGAGGGCTTCCACGACACCCTGGTCGTCCCGGCGTCACGGCGCGACCGCCCCGCCCCGCAGGCACTGCTCGGCGCACTGGCCCACCTGCACGTGCACGGCATCCCGGTGGACCTCGCCGCCCTGACCGGCCCGCGCCGCACCGTGGACCTGCCCACGTACGCCTTCCAACGGCAGCGCTACTGGCTGGACTTCCTCGCCGGAACCGGCATCGCAGACGTCACCTCCGCGGGCCTCACCGCCCCCGCGCACCCGCTGCTCGGCGCCGTGGCGGACCACCCCGGCACCGGCGAGCTGGTCCTCACCGGCCTGTGGTCCCAGCGCACCCACGGCTGGCTGGCCGACCACAGCGTGTTCGACACCGTCGTCGTCCCCGCGACCGCCTGCCTGGACCTGGCCCTGGCGGCCGGCGCCCACGCCGGATGCGGCACCGTCGAGGAACTCACCCTGGCCGTCCCCCTGATCCTGCCCGACACCGGCGACCTGCGGATACGCCTCGTCGTCGGCGCGGCCGACGACAGCGGACGCCGCTCGCTCGGCCTGTACGCACAGCCGGGCGAGGACACCACCGGCCAGGGCGGCTGGATCCGCCACGCGAGCGGGACCCTGGCCCCCGCCACCCCACCGGCGGCCACCCCCGCCACCGGCCCCGGCCCGCTCGCCGTATGGCCGCCCGCCGGGGCACAGCGGCTCGACATCAGCGGCCTCTACGACCGGTTCGCGGACGCCGGATTCGACTACGGCCCGCTCTTCCGCGGACTGCGGGAGGTCTGGCGGCACGGCGAGGACCTCTTCGCCCTGGCCACCCTCCCCGACACCACCGACCCCACCGCCGGCGGCGCCTTCACCCTCCACCCGGCCCTGCTCGACACCGTCCTGCACGCGTCCGTGGCCGGCGGCATCATCGAGGTCACCGGCGAACAGGGCCGCATGCCCTTCGCCTGGTCCGGCGTGCACCTGACCGGAACGTGCACCCCCACCGTCCGGGTCCGCCTCTCCCCGGCGGGCCAGGACGCCCTCTGTCTGGAGATCGCCGACGAACACGGCCGCCCGGTCGCCACCGCCGGCACGCTCGCCTTCCGCCCCGCCAGCGCCGCACAGGTCCGCACCGCCCCCGGCGGACCACGGCAGCCGCTGTACGAACTGCGCTGGCGCCCCGCCGAGGAGAACCCGCAGGAGACCCTCCCGGGGCAGTGGGCCGTCCTGGGCACCCCGGACGGCCTGGCCGCCCGGATCACCGCCGCGAACGGCGGACGGGCGATCCGCCACGGCTCGCTGGACGAGGTCCTCGCGGGGCAGCCACCGCGCCACATCGTCCTGGCCCTGGACGACTTCCTCACCCCCGGCCCCGACCTCCTCACCACCGTCGCCGACGCCGACAAACGGGCCCTGGAACAGGTCCAGCGCTTCCTCGCCGAGGACACCCTGGCCGCCTCCACGCTGGTGGTCCTCACCCGCCTGGCCGTCGACACCGGCACCGGCGAGCACCTCGAGAGCCTGCCCGGCGCCTCCGTCTGGGGCCTGATCCGCTCCGCCGCCACCGAACACCCCGGCCGATTCAGGCTGCTGGACCTCGACGGCACCGACACCTCGCTCACCCGCCTGCCCGCCGCACTCGCCTGCGAGGAGAACCAACTCGCCCTGCGCGAGGGCACGTTGCTCATCCCGCGGCTGGCCGAGGCCCGCCCCGCGGAGCACCGTCTGCAACCGGCGCCGGCCGGCGCCCACCGCCTGGGCATCCAGGCCAGGGGCACGCTGGAGAACCTCACCTGGATCCCCTGCCCCGAGGTCCAGGCACCCCTGACGTCGGGTCAGGTCCGTATCGCCGTACAGGCCGCCGGACTCAACTTCCGTGACGTCACCATCGCGCTGGGCCTGGTGGAGCGCACCGCCATCGACGCCGGACTCGGCAGCGAAGGCTCCGGCACCGTCCTCGAAGTCGCCGACGACGTCACCGCGTTCGCCCCCGGCGACCGCGTGACCGGCATCTTCAGCGGCGCCTTCGGCCGCACCGCCGTCGCCGACCACCGCATGCTCGTCCCCGTCCCCGACGGCTGGACCCACGCCCAGGCCGCCTCCGTGCCCTGCGCCTTCCTCACCGCCTACCACGGCCTCGTCCGCACAGCCGGCCTCGAAAAGGGCCAGCGCGTCCTCATCCACGCCGCCGCGGGCGGCGTCGGCATGGCCGCCGTCCAACTCGCCCGCCACATGGGCGCCGAGATCTACGCCACCGCCAGCCCCGCCAAATGGCCCGCCCTCAAGGCCCTGGGACTGGACGAGTCCCACCTGGCGTCCTCCCGCGACCTGCACTTCGCCGAGAAATTCCTGGCCACCTCCGGCGGCCGCGGCGTCGACGTCGTCCTCAACTCCCTCGCCCACACCTTCGTCGACGCCTCACTGACCCTGCTCCCCGGCGGCGGACACTTCGTCGAGATGGGCAAGACCGACATCCGCGACCCCGCCCGGATCGCGGCCGCCCACCCCGGAGTCCACTACCGGCCCTTCGACCTCTACGAGACCGGCCCCGACGCGATCCAGGACATGTTCCGCGCCGTCATGGACCTGTTCACCGAAGGACACGTGCGGCTCACCCCGCTGTCCCTGCGCGACATTGATGACGCCCGCGCCGTCTTCCGCGAGATGAGCCAGGGCCGCCACACCGGCAAACTCGTCCTCGACATCGGCGACGGCCTCGGCGGCGGCACCGTCCTGGTCACCGGCGGCACCGGGGGAGTGGGCTCCCTCGTCGCCCGCCACCTCGTCACCCGGCACGGCGTACGCAGCCTCCTCCTGGCCAGCCGCAGCGGCCCCGCCGCCGACGGCGTCGCCGACCTGGTCGCCGAACTCGAAGACGCCGGAGCGCACGTCCAGGTCGCCGCCGTCGACATCGGGAACCGGGCCGCGGTGGCGGACCTGCTCACGACCCTGCCCGGCCGCCACCCGCTGACCGCCGTCGTGCACGCCGCCGGCGCCCTCGCCGACGGCACCGTCGAGTCCCTGACCGCCCACAGCGTCGACCACGTCCTCGCCGCCAAGGCCGGCGGCGCGATCAACCTCCACGAACTCACCCGGGGCCACCACCTGTCGGCGTTCCTCCAGTTCTCCGCCCTCGCCGGCACCCTCGGCACCGCGGGACAGGCCAACTACGCCGCCGCCAACGCCTTCCTGGACGGCCTCGCAGCCCACCGCAGGGCCCGCGGCCTGCCCGGCACCTCCCTGGCCTGGGGCTGGTGGGAACAGAGCAGCGGCATGACCGGCGAACTCGACGCCGCCGACCTCTCCCGGCTGCGCCGCACCGGCATCGCCGCCATGCCGACCCCCGACGCCCTGACCCTCTTCGACACGGCCCGCACCAACGGGGCGGCGGCCCTCGTCCCGGCCCACCTGGACCTCACCGCCCTGCGCGAGCACGACAGCGCCCAGGTGCCGCCACTGCTGCGCGACCTCGCCGAAACCGGCCGCCCCCGCCGCACCAGGGCCGCCACCGCCCAGGAGACCGGCCCGGCCGCACTGCCCGCCCGCCTGAACGGCCTGCCCGCCGACCAGGCACGGGCCACCGTCCTGGAATGGGTCCGCGACCAGGTCGCCGTCGTCTTCGGCCACACCTCCGGCGCGAAGGTCGACGCCGACGAGGCCTTCACCCGTCTTGGATCCGACTCCCTGATCGCCGTCGAACTCTGCAACCGCCTGAACGCCTCCACCGGTCTTCGACTGCCGTCCACCATCGTCTTCAGTTACCCGACACCACGCGAACTGAGCGACCACATCAGCGACTTGCTGCGCCCCGAAGCCGCCGGCGAACCGGACCGGACGGACGAGGACGCGGCGATCCGCGAACTGCTGCGGACCGTCCCCATCGACCACCTGCGCAGCGCGGGCGTCCTCGAACTGGTCCTGGCCTGCGCCGCCACGCCGCACACCCCCGCCCCGGCGGCCGACGAGACGGCCGGCGCGGAGGAACTGTCGGACCTGGATCTCGAAGCACTGGTCGACCTGGCCCTGGAAGAGAAGTAG
- a CDS encoding acyltransferase domain-containing protein, whose amino-acid sequence MTDSAERTADGADRVQRALRTLLEERDRLRQENDALKAGRGEPIAVVAMACRYPGGVTTPEELWDVVREGRDVIAGFPEDRGWRDVYDPDPDATGHAYTRQGGFLADVAGWDADFFGTSPREALAVDPHHRLLLETSWEAFERAGIVPAEVRGAEVGVFSGVSSSEYGWRFLEGGQKDLEGYLLYGSALSVASGRVAYELGLTGPAVSVDTACSSSLVALHLAVQSLRSGECSLALAGGALVMATPAMFVEFSRQAALSPDGRCKAFADGADGTGWAEGVGVLLLERLSDARRNNHPVLAVVRGTAVNQDGASNGLTAPNGRAQEKVIRKALANAGVTPAEVDLVEAHGTGTVLGDPIEAGALLATYGQNRDQDRPLWLGSLKSNLGHAQAAAGVGGVIKTVMAMRHGHLPKTLHVGEPSHHVDWTAGAVQVLAEGRPWPRTGGPRRAGVSSFGVSGTNAHVVLEEAPQEGTQEQAGQRADGHIPEAGVVGGLVPWTVSGRTAKALRQQAAELRDFAAADTGLDLAAAGWSLLSHRSRFEHRAVVLGRTKNELLDALTALSEGTESAAVVDGTAGDLGGVAFMFPGQGSQWVGMGRELYAAFPAFARSIDACAAALSEWTDWSLLDVIRGADGAPALDRVDVVQPALFSVMVSMAALWRSWGVKPSAVIGHSQGEIAAAHVCGALSLRDATKIVALRSKALVELIGHGGMAFVAESEAVVQRHLEPWSERISVAVVNGPRSVVVSGEPDALDEFIEKMKADGAQAQRIKVDYASHSHQVTRVRDTVIDALSDVKPKSSELPFYSTLYGEIIDTARLDADYWYENLREKVRFESSVRQLAGDGFRVFVEMSPHPVLTVPVQEMTEDLDDALVLSSSRRGRGEVEAVLSSLAALHVRGGSVDWDALFTTRRRVDLPTYAFQRQRYWLSSAPTAAVAADTSVQEPPVADDQAVPLPQRIVALVPDEAQALVLDHVLERVAVVLGHPSGQSIDPDGEFTKIGFDSMLSADLSKRLTASTGLKLRPNVVLRHPSPRLIARHIVSSLAKPATR is encoded by the coding sequence ATGACCGACTCCGCGGAACGCACGGCGGACGGCGCGGACCGGGTCCAGCGGGCGCTGCGCACACTCCTGGAGGAACGCGACCGCCTCCGGCAGGAGAACGACGCCCTCAAGGCCGGCCGCGGCGAGCCGATCGCCGTGGTGGCCATGGCCTGCCGCTACCCGGGAGGCGTGACGACCCCCGAGGAACTGTGGGACGTGGTCCGCGAGGGCCGCGACGTCATCGCCGGCTTCCCCGAGGACCGCGGATGGCGCGACGTCTACGACCCCGACCCCGACGCCACCGGCCACGCCTACACCCGCCAGGGCGGCTTCCTGGCCGACGTCGCCGGCTGGGACGCCGACTTCTTCGGCACCAGCCCCCGCGAGGCCCTGGCCGTCGACCCGCACCACCGCCTGCTCCTGGAGACCTCCTGGGAGGCATTCGAACGCGCCGGGATCGTCCCCGCCGAGGTCCGCGGCGCCGAGGTCGGCGTCTTCTCCGGGGTCAGCTCCTCCGAGTACGGCTGGCGCTTCCTGGAAGGCGGCCAGAAGGACCTGGAGGGCTACCTGCTCTACGGCAGCGCCCTGAGCGTCGCCTCCGGCCGCGTCGCCTACGAACTGGGCCTGACCGGACCCGCCGTGTCGGTGGACACCGCCTGCTCCTCGTCCCTGGTCGCCCTCCACCTCGCGGTGCAGTCCCTGCGCTCGGGGGAGTGCTCCCTGGCCCTGGCCGGCGGGGCACTGGTGATGGCCACGCCCGCGATGTTCGTGGAGTTCTCCCGGCAGGCCGCCCTCTCGCCCGACGGCCGCTGCAAGGCCTTCGCCGACGGCGCCGACGGCACCGGCTGGGCCGAGGGCGTGGGCGTGCTCCTCCTGGAGCGCCTCTCCGACGCCCGGCGCAACAACCACCCGGTGCTCGCCGTCGTCCGCGGCACCGCGGTCAACCAGGACGGTGCCAGCAACGGGCTCACCGCCCCCAACGGCCGCGCCCAGGAGAAGGTGATCCGCAAGGCCCTGGCCAACGCGGGCGTCACCCCCGCCGAGGTGGACCTGGTCGAGGCCCACGGCACCGGCACCGTCCTGGGCGACCCCATCGAGGCCGGCGCACTGCTGGCCACCTACGGCCAAAACCGGGACCAGGACAGGCCGCTGTGGCTGGGATCCCTCAAGTCGAACCTCGGACACGCCCAGGCCGCCGCCGGCGTCGGCGGGGTCATCAAGACCGTGATGGCCATGCGCCACGGCCACCTGCCCAAGACCCTGCACGTCGGCGAGCCCTCGCACCACGTCGACTGGACCGCGGGCGCGGTCCAGGTCCTGGCCGAGGGCCGCCCCTGGCCCCGTACCGGCGGCCCCCGGCGGGCCGGGGTGTCCTCGTTCGGCGTCAGCGGCACCAACGCGCACGTCGTCCTGGAGGAGGCCCCGCAGGAGGGGACACAGGAACAGGCGGGGCAGCGGGCGGACGGGCACATCCCGGAGGCGGGTGTCGTCGGCGGCCTGGTGCCGTGGACGGTGTCGGGCAGGACCGCCAAGGCCCTGCGCCAACAGGCGGCCGAACTCCGCGACTTCGCCGCCGCCGACACCGGCCTGGACCTCGCCGCGGCCGGCTGGTCGCTGCTGTCGCACCGCTCACGCTTCGAGCACCGCGCGGTGGTCCTCGGCCGCACCAAGAACGAACTCCTGGACGCGCTCACGGCGTTGAGCGAGGGCACGGAATCCGCCGCGGTGGTCGACGGCACCGCGGGCGACCTCGGCGGCGTCGCCTTCATGTTCCCCGGACAGGGCTCCCAGTGGGTCGGCATGGGCCGCGAACTGTACGCGGCCTTCCCCGCCTTCGCGCGGAGCATCGACGCGTGCGCGGCCGCCCTGTCCGAATGGACCGACTGGTCGCTGCTCGACGTGATCCGCGGAGCCGACGGCGCACCGGCCCTGGACCGGGTCGACGTGGTCCAGCCCGCCCTGTTCTCGGTGATGGTGTCCATGGCCGCCCTGTGGCGGTCCTGGGGCGTGAAACCGTCCGCGGTGATCGGCCACAGCCAGGGCGAGATCGCCGCCGCCCACGTGTGCGGCGCCCTGTCCCTGCGCGACGCCACCAAGATCGTGGCACTGCGCAGCAAGGCCCTGGTGGAACTGATCGGACACGGCGGGATGGCGTTCGTCGCCGAGTCCGAAGCGGTGGTGCAGCGGCACCTGGAGCCGTGGAGCGAACGGATCAGCGTCGCCGTCGTCAACGGACCCCGCTCGGTGGTCGTGTCCGGGGAACCGGACGCGCTCGACGAATTCATCGAGAAGATGAAGGCCGACGGCGCCCAGGCCCAGCGCATCAAAGTCGACTACGCCTCGCATTCCCATCAAGTGACCCGCGTACGGGACACGGTGATCGACGCGCTGTCCGACGTGAAACCGAAATCCTCGGAACTTCCTTTCTATTCGACCCTGTACGGCGAAATCATCGACACCGCGCGGCTGGACGCCGACTATTGGTACGAGAACCTGCGCGAGAAGGTCCGCTTCGAATCCTCCGTACGGCAGCTGGCCGGAGACGGGTTCCGGGTGTTCGTCGAGATGAGCCCGCACCCCGTGCTGACCGTCCCCGTGCAGGAGATGACCGAGGACCTGGACGACGCGCTGGTGCTGTCCTCGTCGCGGCGCGGCCGGGGCGAGGTGGAGGCCGTCCTCTCCTCGCTGGCCGCCCTCCACGTCCGGGGCGGGAGCGTCGACTGGGACGCCCTGTTCACCACGCGCCGGCGCGTCGACCTGCCGACCTACGCCTTCCAGCGGCAGCGCTACTGGCTCAGCTCGGCGCCCACCGCGGCCGTGGCGGCCGACACCTCGGTGCAGGAGCCGCCGGTCGCCGACGACCAGGCCGTTCCGCTGCCGCAGCGGATCGTGGCACTCGTCCCCGACGAAGCGCAGGCCCTCGTCCTGGACCACGTCCTGGAACGGGTCGCCGTCGTGCTGGGACACCCCTCCGGCCAGTCCATCGACCCCGACGGCGAGTTCACGAAGATCGGCTTCGACTCGATGCTGTCGGCCGACCTGAGCAAACGCCTGACCGCCTCGACCGGCCTGAAGCTGCGGCCGAACGTGGTGCTGCGCCACCCCTCCCCGCGGCTCATCGCCCGGCACATCGTGTCCTCGCTGGCCAAGCCCGCAACACGCTGA